In Fusobacterium canifelinum, a genomic segment contains:
- a CDS encoding branched-chain amino acid ABC transporter permease, translating into MEFLLQIINGLQIGSIYALVSLGYTMVYGIAQLINFAHGDIIMIGAYTSLFSIPLFTSLGLPVWATVIPAIIICALIGCLAERIAYRPLRNSPRISNLITAIGVSLFLENVFMKVFTPNTRSFPKIFNQGPISFGNGINISFGAAVTILTTVILSMGLQLFMKKTKYGKAMIATSQDYAASELVGINVDRTIQLTFAIGSGLAAVGSVLYVSAYPQIQPLMGSMLGIKAFVAAVLGGIGILPGAVLGGFILGIVESLTRAYLSSQLADAFVFSILIIVLLFKPTGILGKNVKEKV; encoded by the coding sequence ATGGAGTTTTTACTTCAAATAATTAATGGTTTACAAATAGGAAGTATCTACGCCCTTGTGTCTTTGGGATATACAATGGTATATGGTATAGCACAACTTATTAACTTTGCACATGGTGATATTATAATGATAGGGGCTTATACATCACTTTTTTCTATTCCATTGTTTACATCATTAGGTTTACCAGTTTGGGCGACAGTTATTCCAGCAATAATTATCTGTGCACTTATAGGTTGTTTAGCTGAAAGAATAGCATATAGACCACTTAGAAATTCACCAAGAATTTCAAATTTAATAACTGCCATTGGAGTTAGTTTATTTTTAGAAAATGTTTTTATGAAAGTTTTTACACCAAATACAAGATCATTTCCTAAAATTTTTAATCAAGGGCCAATATCTTTTGGAAATGGAATAAACATAAGTTTTGGAGCAGCCGTGACTATACTTACAACAGTTATTTTATCTATGGGATTGCAATTATTTATGAAAAAAACGAAGTATGGTAAGGCAATGATAGCAACAAGTCAAGATTATGCAGCTTCTGAATTAGTTGGAATAAATGTAGATAGAACAATACAATTAACATTTGCAATAGGCAGTGGACTTGCAGCAGTTGGTTCTGTATTATATGTTTCAGCTTATCCACAAATTCAACCTTTAATGGGGTCAATGCTTGGAATAAAAGCCTTTGTTGCAGCAGTTTTAGGAGGAATTGGAATATTACCTGGAGCAGTTTTAGGAGGATTTATATTAGGAATTGTTGAAAGTTTAACAAGAGCATATTTATCATCACAACTTGCAGATGCTTTTGTATTTTCAATATTGATTATAGTTTTATTATTTAAACCTACTGGAATACTAGGAAAAAATGTAAAGGAGAAAGTATAA
- a CDS encoding SDR family NAD(P)-dependent oxidoreductase produces the protein MEENRVKGKIAFISGASSGIGKATAEKLAQMGVNLILCARRENILNELKESLEKKYGIEVKNLVFDVRNYDDVLKNINSLEDEWKKIDILVNNAGLAVGLEKFYEYDMEDVDKMVDTNIKGFTYIANTILPLMLATDKVCTIVNIGSVAGEIAYPNGSIYCATKFAVRAISDAMRSELIDKKIKVTNIKPGLVDTEFSLVRFRGDKTKADNVYKGIEPLYAEDIADTIAYVVNLPEKIQITDLTITPLHQANGIHIYKEK, from the coding sequence GGAAGAAAATCGTGTTAAAGGAAAGATTGCATTTATTTCAGGAGCAAGTAGTGGAATAGGAAAAGCCACAGCAGAAAAATTAGCACAGATGGGAGTAAATTTAATCTTATGTGCTAGAAGAGAAAATATTTTAAATGAATTAAAAGAAAGTCTTGAAAAAAAATATGGAATTGAAGTTAAAAATTTAGTTTTTGATGTAAGAAACTATGATGATGTTTTAAAAAATATAAATTCATTGGAAGATGAATGGAAGAAAATTGATATATTAGTTAATAATGCTGGACTTGCAGTTGGACTTGAAAAATTCTATGAATACGATATGGAAGATGTAGATAAAATGGTTGATACTAATATAAAAGGTTTTACATATATTGCAAATACTATTCTTCCACTTATGTTAGCGACAGATAAAGTTTGTACAATAGTTAATATAGGTTCTGTTGCTGGAGAAATAGCATATCCAAATGGAAGTATATATTGTGCAACAAAATTTGCAGTGAGAGCAATAAGTGATGCAATGAGATCAGAACTTATAGACAAGAAAATAAAAGTTACTAATATAAAGCCTGGACTTGTAGATACAGAATTTAGTTTAGTCAGATTTAGAGGTGATAAAACAAAGGCAGATAATGTATACAAAGGAATAGAGCCATTATATGCAGAAGATATAGCAGATACAATAGCCTATGTTGTAAATCTACCAGAAAAAATACAAATTACAGATTTAACTATAACACCATTACATCAAGCTAATGGTATACATATCTATAAAGAAAAATAG
- a CDS encoding ATP-binding protein: MEIKRDLYLQRLINRIDNGMIKVITGIRRSGKSYLIFKIFKSYLLNNLTDKQHIIEFELDRIENKKYRKPDIILEEINSLIEDNKKYYILLDEIQMLEEFEEVLNSLLHKDNVDIYVTGSNSKFLSHDILTEFRGRGDEIHIYPLSFKEYMSAYEGDKYQGWADYVTYGGLPQILSMKTEEQKINYLTRLFEETYIKDIMERNKIEKIQELNDLINVLASCVGSLSNPSKILSTFRSSIKSDISLNTIRKYIEYLKNAFVINEAYRYDVKGRKYIGTPLKYYFEDVGLRNARLEFRQVEETHLMENIIYNELKIRGYKVDVGMVTKTILTSKGNKEKKQLEIDFIANLGSKRYYIQSALSLPTEEKVKQEKASLTNINDSFKKIILVKDVIKVKRDEDGIVTMSVYDFLLNDNSLEF; this comes from the coding sequence ATGGAAATAAAAAGGGATTTGTATTTGCAAAGATTAATAAATCGCATAGATAATGGAATGATTAAAGTTATAACTGGAATTAGAAGAAGTGGAAAATCTTATTTAATTTTTAAAATTTTTAAATCTTATTTACTAAATAATCTCACTGATAAGCAACATATTATTGAATTTGAATTAGATAGAATAGAGAATAAAAAATATAGAAAACCAGATATAATTTTGGAGGAGATAAATTCATTAATAGAGGATAATAAAAAATATTATATCTTATTAGATGAAATACAAATGTTAGAAGAATTTGAAGAAGTTTTAAATTCATTATTACATAAAGATAATGTTGATATTTATGTAACTGGAAGTAACTCAAAATTTTTATCTCACGATATACTTACTGAATTTCGTGGAAGAGGGGATGAGATTCATATTTATCCACTTAGTTTTAAGGAGTATATGAGTGCTTATGAAGGTGATAAATATCAAGGGTGGGCAGATTATGTTACATATGGAGGTTTACCTCAAATATTGTCAATGAAAACAGAAGAACAAAAAATAAATTATCTAACAAGATTATTTGAAGAAACTTATATAAAAGACATAATGGAAAGGAATAAAATTGAAAAAATTCAAGAATTAAATGACTTAATAAATGTCTTAGCTTCTTGTGTAGGTTCACTTAGCAATCCCTCAAAAATATTATCCACATTTAGGAGCTCTATTAAATCAGATATAAGTTTAAATACAATTAGAAAGTATATTGAATATTTAAAAAATGCCTTTGTCATAAATGAAGCATATCGTTATGATGTTAAAGGAAGAAAATACATTGGAACACCATTAAAATATTATTTTGAAGATGTAGGACTTAGAAATGCAAGATTAGAATTTAGACAAGTTGAAGAAACTCACTTAATGGAGAATATTATTTACAATGAGCTAAAAATTAGAGGTTATAAAGTAGATGTTGGAATGGTTACAAAGACTATCTTAACTTCAAAGGGAAATAAAGAGAAAAAACAATTAGAAATTGATTTTATTGCAAATCTTGGAAGTAAAAGATATTATATACAATCTGCATTAAGTCTTCCCACAGAAGAAAAAGTAAAACAGGAAAAAGCTTCTTTAACCAATATTAATGATTCTTTCAAGAAAATAATTTTAGTTAAAGATGTAATAAAAGTTAAAAGAGATGAAGATGGAATAGTCACTATGAGTGTATATGATTTTCTATTAAATGATAATAGTTTGGAATTTTAA
- a CDS encoding ABC transporter substrate-binding protein, translated as MKKKLLTTLLGASLLLVACGGEKAADKPAAEAETIKIGAIGPLTGPVAIYGISATNGLKLAVDEINANGGILGKQVELNLLDEKGDSTEAVNAYNKLVDWGMVALVGDITSKPTVAVAEVAAQDGIPMITPTGTQLNITEAGSNVFRVCFTDPYQGEVLAKFAKEKLGAKTVAIMSNNSSDYSDGVANSFVTEAEKQGIQVVAREGYSDGDKDFKAQLTKIAQQNPDVLFIPDYYEQDGLIAIQAREVGLKSVIVGSDGWDGVVKTVDPSSYAAIEDVYFANHYSTKDSNEKIQNFIKNYKEKYNDEPSAFSALSYDTAYLLKAAIEKAGTTDKEAVTKAIKEIQFEGITGQLTFDEKNNPVKSVTIIRIVNGDYTFDSVVSK; from the coding sequence ATGAAGAAAAAATTGTTAACTACATTACTAGGAGCTTCACTTTTGTTAGTAGCTTGTGGAGGAGAAAAAGCGGCAGATAAACCAGCAGCAGAGGCTGAAACAATAAAAATTGGAGCTATTGGACCATTAACAGGACCAGTTGCAATCTATGGAATATCAGCAACTAATGGATTAAAATTAGCTGTTGATGAAATAAATGCAAATGGTGGAATACTTGGAAAACAAGTTGAACTAAATCTATTGGATGAAAAAGGAGATTCAACAGAAGCAGTCAATGCATATAATAAATTAGTTGATTGGGGAATGGTTGCATTAGTTGGAGATATTACTTCAAAACCAACTGTTGCAGTTGCAGAAGTTGCAGCACAAGATGGTATTCCAATGATAACACCTACTGGAACACAACTTAATATTACAGAAGCAGGTTCTAATGTGTTTAGAGTATGCTTTACAGATCCATATCAAGGAGAAGTTTTAGCAAAATTTGCAAAAGAAAAATTAGGAGCAAAAACAGTAGCTATTATGTCTAATAACTCAAGTGACTATTCAGATGGAGTTGCTAATTCTTTTGTAACAGAAGCTGAAAAACAAGGAATTCAAGTTGTAGCAAGAGAAGGGTATTCAGATGGAGATAAAGATTTTAAAGCTCAACTTACAAAAATTGCTCAACAAAATCCAGATGTATTATTTATACCTGATTACTATGAACAAGATGGATTAATTGCTATACAAGCAAGAGAAGTTGGATTAAAATCAGTTATAGTTGGTTCAGATGGTTGGGATGGAGTTGTTAAAACAGTAGATCCATCTTCTTATGCAGCAATAGAAGATGTATACTTTGCTAACCACTATTCAACGAAAGATAGTAATGAAAAAATCCAAAATTTCATCAAAAATTATAAAGAAAAATACAATGATGAACCTTCTGCATTCTCAGCTTTAAGCTATGATACAGCATACCTTTTAAAAGCAGCAATAGAAAAAGCAGGAACAACTGATAAAGAAGCAGTAACTAAGGCTATAAAAGAAATTCAATTTGAAGGTATTACAGGACAATTAACTTTTGATGAAAAAAATAACCCTGTAAAAAGTGTAACTATAATTAGAATAGTAAATGGAGATTACACATTTGATTCAGTAGTATCAAAATAA
- a CDS encoding ABC transporter ATP-binding protein yields MENKKPLLVAKDISISFGALKAVDNFNLEINSGELIGLIGPNGAGKTTVFNILTGVYNASSGEYTLDGENVIKTSTSALVKKGLARTFQNIRLFKYLSVLDNVVAAYNFRMKYGILSGMLRFPNFWKEEKEAKEKAMALLKIFDLDKYANMHAGNLPYGEQRKLEIARAMATEPKILLLDEPAAGMNPKETEDLMNTIKLIRDKFGIAVLLIEHDMKLVLGICERLVVLNYGQILASGDPKEVINNPKVVEAYLGKEEDE; encoded by the coding sequence ATGGAAAATAAAAAACCTCTTTTAGTTGCAAAAGATATATCAATTAGTTTTGGAGCATTAAAAGCAGTTGATAATTTTAATTTAGAAATAAATTCAGGAGAATTAATAGGTTTAATAGGACCTAATGGAGCAGGAAAGACAACAGTATTTAATATTTTAACAGGTGTATATAATGCAAGTTCAGGGGAATATACATTAGATGGAGAAAATGTTATTAAAACTTCAACTTCTGCTCTTGTAAAAAAAGGATTGGCTCGTACTTTCCAAAATATAAGATTATTTAAGTATTTATCAGTATTAGATAATGTTGTTGCTGCATATAATTTCCGTATGAAATATGGAATTTTATCTGGAATGTTACGTTTTCCAAATTTTTGGAAAGAAGAAAAAGAAGCTAAAGAAAAAGCAATGGCCCTTTTAAAAATATTTGATTTAGATAAGTATGCAAATATGCATGCAGGAAATCTTCCTTATGGTGAACAAAGAAAGTTAGAAATTGCAAGAGCTATGGCAACAGAGCCAAAAATTCTTCTTTTAGATGAACCAGCAGCAGGAATGAATCCAAAAGAAACAGAAGATTTAATGAATACAATAAAATTGATTCGTGATAAGTTTGGAATAGCAGTTTTACTTATAGAGCATGATATGAAGTTGGTTCTTGGGATCTGTGAAAGGTTAGTTGTTCTAAATTATGGGCAAATCTTAGCGAGTGGTGATCCCAAAGAAGTTATTAATAATCCAAAGGTTGTAGAAGCATATTTAGGTAAGGAGGAAGATGAATAA
- a CDS encoding branched-chain amino acid ABC transporter permease, which yields MDKNKKLSYITTYVLLIILYFILFSLISSGFISRYQVGILILILINVILAASLNVTVGCLGQITLGHAGFMSIGAYTAALLTKSGLLSGYPGYVVALIVGGLVAGVIGFIIGIPALRLTGDYLAIITLAFGEIIRVLIEYFKFTGGAQGLTGIPRVNNFTLIYFITIFSVIFMYAIMTSRHGRAILAIREDEIASGASGINTTYYKTFAFVLSAIFAGIAGGIYAHNLGILGAKQFDYNYSINILVMVVLGGMGSFTGSILSAIVLTILPEVLRSFAEYRMIVYPLILIIMMLFRPKGLLGREEFQISKVISFFTKKSKRGETNGK from the coding sequence ATGGATAAGAATAAAAAATTAAGTTATATAACTACTTATGTGTTATTAATAATCCTATATTTTATATTATTCTCTTTAATAAGTTCAGGTTTCATAAGTAGATACCAAGTTGGAATTTTAATTCTGATTTTAATAAATGTAATTTTAGCAGCAAGTTTAAATGTAACAGTTGGTTGTTTGGGGCAAATTACTCTAGGGCACGCAGGTTTTATGTCAATAGGAGCATATACAGCAGCACTTTTAACTAAGTCTGGTCTTTTATCGGGTTATCCAGGTTATGTTGTAGCTTTAATAGTTGGTGGACTTGTAGCAGGAGTTATAGGTTTTATAATAGGAATACCTGCTTTAAGACTTACAGGGGATTATCTTGCTATTATAACTTTAGCTTTTGGAGAAATTATAAGAGTGTTGATTGAATATTTTAAATTTACAGGTGGAGCACAAGGGTTAACAGGTATACCAAGAGTAAATAATTTTACATTAATATATTTTATAACAATATTCTCAGTTATATTTATGTATGCAATTATGACAAGTAGACATGGTAGAGCAATCCTAGCTATTCGTGAAGATGAAATAGCAAGTGGAGCTTCTGGAATAAATACAACATACTATAAAACTTTTGCCTTTGTACTATCAGCAATATTTGCAGGTATAGCAGGTGGAATATATGCACATAACTTAGGAATTTTAGGTGCAAAACAATTTGACTATAACTACTCAATAAACATACTTGTTATGGTTGTACTTGGAGGAATGGGAAGTTTTACAGGTTCGATTTTATCAGCAATAGTTCTTACTATTTTACCAGAAGTTTTAAGAAGTTTTGCAGAATACAGAATGATAGTTTATCCTTTAATTTTAATTATAATGATGTTATTTAGACCAAAAGGATTACTTGGAAGAGAAGAATTCCAAATAAGTAAAGTGATTTCATTCTTTACTAAAAAATCTAAAAGAGGTGAAACAAATGGAAAATAA